From a single Brassica oleracea var. oleracea cultivar TO1000 chromosome C5, BOL, whole genome shotgun sequence genomic region:
- the LOC106343313 gene encoding pto-interacting protein 1: MSCFGCCGGDDFRRVAETGPKPVYGAGGHGGGHHPRADPPKNTPVIQMQPISVPAIPADELKDITDNYGSKSLIGEGSYGRVFYGVLRSGKAAAIKKLDSSKQPDQEFLAQVSMVSRLRQDNVVALLGYCVDGPLRVLAYEFAPNGSLHDILHGRKGVKGAQPGPVLSWNQRVKIAVGAARGLEYLHEKANPHVVHRDIKSSNVLLFDDDVAKIADFDLSNQAPDMAARLHSTRVLGTFGYHAPEYAMTGTLSTKSDVYSFGVVLLELLTGRKPVDHTLPRGQQSLVTWATPKLSEDKVKQCVDARLNGEYPPKAVAKLAAVAALCVQYEADFRPNMSIVVKALQPLLNPPRSAPQTPHRNNPY, translated from the exons ATGAGCTGCTTTGGTTGTTGTGGTGGTGACGATTTTCGTAGAGTTGCTGAAACTGGTCCTAAGCCAGTCTACGGCGCAGGAG GTCACGGTGGAGGTCACCATCCAAGGGCAGACCCACCCAAGAACACGCCAGTCATTCAGATGCAGCCTATCTCCGTGCCGGCTATTCCAGCTGATGAGTTGAAGGATATAACTGATAACTACGGTTCAAAGTCCTTGATTGGTGAGGGCTCTTATGGAAGAGTGTTTTACGGTGTTCTTAGAAGCGGTAAGGCAGCTGCTATTAAGAAACTTGATTCCAGTAAGCAGCCTGATCAAGAGTTTCTCGCACAG GTATCAATGGTTTCGAGATTGAGACAAGACAATGTTGTTGCACTTCTGGGATATTGCGTTGATGGCCCACTCCGTGTTCTTGCTTATGAGTTTGCTCCTAATGGATCTCTTCATGATATTCTTCATG GTAGAAAAGGAGTGAAAGGAGCACAGCCAGGACCTGTTCTGTCGTGGAACCAGAGAGTTAAAATTGCTGTTGGTGCGGCTAGGGGACTCGAGTACTTGCATGAGAAGGCGAACCCGCATGTTGTCCACCGAGACATCAAATCCAGCAATGTGCTTCTGTTTGACGATGACGTTGCCAAGATTGCTGATTTCGATCTCTCCAACCAAGCCCCTGACATGGCTGCTCGCCTTCACTCAACTCGTGTGCTGGGAACCTTTGGTTATCACGCTCCAGA GTATGCAATGACAGGGACATTGAGCACAAAGAGTGATGTCTATAGTTTTGGAGTTGTTCTGCTAGAGCTCCTCACAGGTCGTAAACCAGTTGATCATACCTTACCACGAGGACAGCAGAGTCTCGTGACATGG GCAACTCCTAAACTGAGTGAAGACAAGGTGAAGCAGTGCGTTGATGCAAGACTAAACGGAGAATATCCTCCCAAAGCTGTTGCCAAG CTGGCTGCTGTAGCTGCGCTATGTGTGCAATATGAGGCAGACTTCAGGCCAAACATGAGCATAGTGGTGAAGGCTCTTCAGCCTCTCCTCAATCCTCCTCGCTCTGCTCCTCAAACTCCTCACAGGAACAATCCTTATTGA
- the LOC106292657 gene encoding probable receptor-like protein kinase At3g17420 gives MASELKQTLTKRYGALELWEIIVIALFAAFILILAVSVWLSFRKKSKRSNFIQLLPTTETPRHQDEIKDISVVHVSSDNNGTPLDDKFPERDIENGDNNYEKHVPPSETTHSPHLSGLQEGSHIGWGHWFTLRDLQLATNHFSKENIIGDGGYGVVYHGTLTNKTPVAVKKLLNNPGQVDKDFRVEVEAIGHVRHKNLVRLLGYCVEGTHRMLVYEYMNNGNLEQWLHGDMSHQGHLTWEARIKVLVGTAKALAYLHEAIEPKVVHRDIKSSNILMNDSFDAKLSDFGLAKLLGADKSYVSTRVMGTFGYVAPEYANSGLLNEKSDVYSFGVVLLEAITGRYPVDYERPKEEVHMVEWLKLMVQQKQFEQVVDREFEIKPTTRELKRALLTALRCVDPDADKRPKMSQVARMLESDEYPVMPREERRRRKQPRESTETNKDDTIADAKI, from the exons ATGGCGTCTGAGCTGAAACAAACTCTAACAAAGAGATACGGTGCACTTGAGCTATGGGAGATCATAGTCATTGCTCTCTTCGCAGCCTTCATACTAATCCTCGCCGTCTCAGTATGGCTCAGCTTCCGTAAAAAATCCAAAAGATCCAACTTCATCCAACTCCTCCCCACAACCGAAACCCCTCGCCATCAAGATGAAATCAAAGACATAAGCGTTGTTCACGTCTCATCAGACAACAATGGCACACCTCTAGATGACAAGTTCCCCGAGAGAGACATTGAAAATGGTGATAATAACTATGAGAAACATGTTCCTCCTTCAGAAACAACTCATTCTCCTCATCTCTCTGGTCTCCAAGAAGGCTCTCACATTGGTTGGGGTCATTGGTTCACTCTCCGTGACCTTCAGCTCGCTACTAACCATTTCTCAAAAGAGAATATCATCGGTGACGGTGGCTATGGAGTTGTGTACCATGGAACTTTAACTAACAAGACCCCTGTGGCTGTCAAGAAGCTGCTCAACAATCC AGGACAAGTTGATAAAGACTTCAGAGTTGAAGTGGAAGCAATAGGACACGTCAGGCACAAGAACTTAGTTCGGCTTCTTGGATACTGCGTTGAAGGGACGCATAGGATGCTTGTGTATGAGTACATGAACAATGGGAACTTAGAGCAGTGGCTTCACGGTGACATGAGTCATCAAGGGCATCTTACTTGGGAGGCAAGGATCAAAGTTCTTGTTGGCACTGCTAAAGC GTTGGCTTACCTTCATGAAGCTATTGAGCCTAAAGTGGTGCATAGAGACATAAAGTCAAGTAATATACTGATGAATGACAGCTTTGATGCTAAGTTATCTGACTTTGGTCTTGCTAAGTTGCTTGGAGCTGATAAAAGTTATGTGAGTACTAGAGTCATGGGTACATTCGG GTATGTTGCACCTGAATATGCTAACTCTGGTCTCCTAAACGAGAAGAGTGACGTGTATAGTTTTGGTGTTGTTCTATTGGAAGCTATTACTGGGAGGTACCCAGTGGACTATGAACGGCCTAAAGAAGAG GTGCATATGGTGGAGTGGTTGAAGCTAATGGTACAGCAGAAACAGTTTGAACAAGTGGTGGATAGAGAGTTTGAGATCAAACCAACGACAAGAGAACTTAAAAGAGCGCTTTTGACGGCTTTGAGATGTGTTGATCCTGATGCAGACAAGAGGCCGAAGATGAGTCAAGTTGCTCGGATGCTTGAATCTGATGAGTACCCTGTGATGCCTAGAGAG GAACGAAGAAGAAGGAAGCAGCCAAGAGAAAGCACAGAGACGAATAAGGATGATACCATAGCAGATGCAAAGATTTGA